The proteins below are encoded in one region of Patescibacteria group bacterium:
- a CDS encoding prepilin-type N-terminal cleavage/methylation domain-containing protein: MSSRSRRSFTLIELLVVVAIIGLLSAIALTSVSTASAKARDVRRIGDLNQFSKTLDLYLNTNGVYPIWASGGCTSDPYNPLITALINSTYLSSLPTDPNSSKYCYYYISDSTGINYKLAVYLERDTASASSDNGTASSYYEIYKSAGAQTSQISLTNTTLNQIMTNQQQYQDTSIVGDWHFNEGSGTDANDSSAYANNGQLCDASTCPAAGPTWQTSNCISGNCLSFNGTSNYVKVNPVNPPEYVSVIGWFKRLGVPASGYHIIFMQGTQIENSVPDSGGQIRTGVTTNTMSRQVFNSGSGLTDGNWHFLSFTYNGSKLTAYIDASQTTQQNVSGSLITGSSTNIGTYSGGYYSNGLEDEVRVYKRALQSCEVCALCRRYQSKAFCSNCTNCSGD, encoded by the coding sequence ATGTCTAGCCGTTCTCGCAGAAGCTTCACCTTGATCGAACTCCTGGTCGTAGTCGCCATTATCGGTCTTCTCTCAGCTATTGCCTTAACCTCTGTTTCTACAGCTTCGGCCAAAGCCAGGGATGTGCGAAGAATAGGGGACTTAAACCAATTCTCTAAAACACTTGATCTTTATCTTAATACTAATGGGGTTTATCCCATTTGGGCTTCAGGAGGTTGTACTTCAGACCCTTACAATCCTTTAATTACTGCTCTGATTAATTCCACCTATCTTTCTTCTTTGCCCACTGACCCCAATTCTTCCAAATACTGCTATTACTATATTTCTGATTCAACTGGCATCAATTACAAGTTAGCTGTCTATCTGGAACGAGATACCGCTTCTGCCTCAAGCGACAACGGCACTGCTTCAAGCTACTATGAGATCTACAAATCTGCCGGAGCTCAAACCAGTCAAATCTCTTTGACCAATACGACCTTAAATCAGATTATGACCAACCAACAGCAATACCAAGACACCTCAATTGTGGGTGATTGGCACTTTAATGAAGGCAGCGGAACTGATGCTAATGATTCATCTGCCTATGCCAATAACGGACAATTGTGTGATGCTAGTACTTGCCCGGCAGCTGGTCCGACTTGGCAAACATCAAATTGTATCTCTGGCAATTGTTTAAGTTTTAATGGAACAAGCAATTATGTAAAGGTTAATCCGGTAAACCCACCTGAATATGTATCTGTGATTGGTTGGTTTAAAAGATTAGGAGTCCCGGCAAGTGGTTATCATATTATTTTTATGCAAGGTACACAAATCGAAAATAGCGTTCCTGATTCTGGCGGTCAGATTAGAACCGGCGTAACTACTAATACGATGAGTAGACAAGTATTTAATTCGGGATCTGGTTTGACAGATGGTAATTGGCATTTTTTAAGCTTTACTTATAACGGTTCAAAATTGACTGCCTATATTGATGCTTCGCAAACAACACAGCAAAATGTTTCAGGATCATTAATAACCGGCAGTAGCACTAATATAGGAACGTACTCAGGTGGTTATTACTCCAACGGTCTAGAAGATGAAGTCCGTGTTTATAAACGCGCTCTTCAATCTTGCGAAGTTTGCGCTCTTTGTCGTCGATATCAATCAAAAGCATTTTGCAGTAATTGTACCAACTGCAGCGGTGACTGA
- a CDS encoding class I SAM-dependent methyltransferase, protein MKKYIDRALEALELQPNDIFYDLGCGDGRITIEAAKKYHVKARGIELVWWLCIYANWRIKFLGLDKLAQVRCGDILKADYSDATAVALFLMPALMDRLGPKLLSNLKPGTRVVSICFQIKALTPIKIIRPTPQDKPVYLYVI, encoded by the coding sequence ATGAAAAAATACATTGATCGAGCTCTTGAAGCGCTGGAACTTCAGCCAAATGATATTTTTTACGATTTAGGCTGTGGAGACGGACGAATAACCATTGAAGCGGCTAAAAAATATCACGTTAAAGCAAGAGGCATTGAATTGGTTTGGTGGTTGTGTATCTACGCTAATTGGCGAATTAAATTTTTAGGTTTAGATAAATTAGCGCAAGTTAGATGTGGCGATATTTTAAAAGCCGATTATTCTGACGCGACCGCCGTAGCGCTTTTTTTAATGCCGGCTTTGATGGATCGTTTAGGACCAAAATTATTATCTAATTTAAAGCCCGGTACACGCGTTGTCTCTATTTGTTTTCAAATTAAAGCTCTGACGCCGATAAAAATTATTCGGCCCACGCCGCAAGACAAACCAGTCTACCTATATGTGATATAA
- a CDS encoding type IV secretory system conjugative DNA transfer family protein gives MNDLQVPSLDLNTAQQAGIGLLSGGFFIYFLIFIGIIILFLIIFAVLKNYLKNIARFSTAFDKVVLLITVPKESSGDDNKQQKQIKDLLSPMEGFFANIGGLKAQHGLKVNFLGRNDHISFEIVINKDGVIRFYVVMPKSLRQFVEQQIHAQHPAAQIETVEDYNLFDSKSQIESAYLKLRNKWAFPIKTYQQLENDPLNGILTSLSKIPQGSSAAIQIVARSANAEWHRVGAKIATEMQQGKKLSEVMSKKKGGVWKFVKSFYATDNKKDQLKDINKPHQLSPMEQEIIKGLEAKSSKAGLDINIRIVVASQDKNAAKMSLQNILNSFAQYTGYEYGNGFKAVPTSASANVVRNFIYRDFIPSTGFVLNTEELTSLFHFPLSITEVPNIQWLLAKKAPAPVNIPTEGIILGKNIYRGEEKIIRIKRDDRRRHVYLIGKTGVGKSVLISNMAIQDIENGEGVCVIDPNGDLVENILANVPKERAEDVIYFNPANIDRPMGLNLLEYDSKYPEQKTFVINEMIKIMDKLYDLRQTGGPMFEQYMRNAMLLIMEHPESGSTLMEIPKVMADPEFRHFKLKHCTNPVVRDFWIKEAEKAGGEAALSNMTPYITSKLNQFISNDIMRPIIGQQASAFNFRKAMDEGKIVLVTLPKGLVGDLNAYLLGLVIVGKITMAAFSRADTTEENRRDFYLYIDEFQNFITDTIGVILSEARKYKLDLTIAHQYMGQLTKNNDTSIRDAVLGTVGTMIAFNIGIEDAQVLVKQFAPVLNEYDLINVERFNAYVKLLVDKEAVRPFNMLGMPPRKGNEEVAKLVKEMSHLKYGRPKAVVESEILERAKAIELDKKPTTPNYGPASTPTSTL, from the coding sequence ATGAATGATCTTCAAGTGCCAAGTTTAGATCTCAATACCGCCCAACAAGCAGGAATAGGATTGCTTAGTGGCGGATTTTTCATTTATTTTTTAATTTTTATCGGAATTATTATTTTATTTTTAATTATTTTCGCTGTATTAAAAAATTATTTAAAAAATATAGCCCGTTTTTCGACTGCTTTTGACAAAGTGGTTTTATTAATCACCGTGCCCAAAGAATCGAGTGGCGACGACAATAAACAACAAAAGCAAATCAAGGATTTGCTATCGCCGATGGAAGGTTTTTTTGCTAATATCGGCGGATTAAAAGCTCAACACGGTTTGAAGGTAAATTTTTTGGGCCGTAACGATCATATTAGTTTTGAAATAGTAATCAACAAGGATGGCGTGATCCGTTTTTACGTCGTGATGCCAAAATCTTTAAGGCAATTTGTTGAACAGCAAATTCATGCTCAACATCCGGCCGCCCAAATCGAAACAGTTGAAGATTATAATCTTTTTGATTCTAAATCCCAAATCGAGTCGGCCTACCTCAAACTTCGTAATAAATGGGCCTTTCCCATTAAAACTTACCAACAGCTAGAAAATGATCCATTAAATGGCATTTTAACTTCTTTATCAAAGATTCCGCAGGGCAGCTCGGCAGCTATTCAGATAGTCGCGCGTTCGGCTAATGCCGAGTGGCATCGCGTCGGCGCCAAGATTGCGACTGAAATGCAGCAAGGAAAAAAGTTGAGCGAAGTGATGAGCAAGAAAAAGGGCGGCGTTTGGAAATTCGTGAAAAGTTTTTATGCCACCGATAACAAAAAAGACCAGTTAAAAGATATAAATAAGCCACATCAGCTTTCACCAATGGAGCAAGAGATAATCAAAGGTTTAGAGGCAAAAAGTTCGAAAGCAGGACTTGATATTAATATTAGAATAGTCGTGGCCAGCCAGGACAAAAATGCGGCTAAAATGTCTTTGCAAAATATTTTAAATTCTTTTGCTCAGTATACCGGTTATGAATATGGCAATGGTTTTAAGGCCGTGCCAACCAGCGCCTCGGCTAACGTAGTTCGTAATTTTATTTATCGCGATTTTATTCCGTCTACCGGTTTTGTTTTAAATACTGAAGAGTTGACCAGTTTGTTTCATTTTCCTTTATCAATTACCGAAGTGCCGAATATTCAGTGGCTCTTAGCCAAGAAGGCTCCGGCGCCGGTTAATATTCCGACCGAAGGAATTATTTTAGGCAAAAACATTTATCGCGGAGAAGAAAAAATTATCCGCATTAAACGCGACGATCGCCGCCGACATGTATATCTAATCGGTAAAACCGGCGTGGGTAAATCCGTCCTGATCTCCAATATGGCCATTCAAGATATCGAAAACGGCGAGGGCGTTTGCGTTATTGATCCGAATGGCGATTTAGTGGAAAATATTTTAGCTAACGTTCCCAAAGAGCGAGCTGAGGACGTAATTTATTTTAATCCGGCCAATATTGATAGGCCGATGGGCTTGAATCTACTTGAATACGATTCAAAATATCCGGAACAAAAAACTTTTGTGATTAACGAAATGATTAAGATAATGGATAAGCTTTATGATTTGCGCCAAACCGGTGGCCCGATGTTCGAACAATATATGCGTAACGCCATGCTGTTGATTATGGAACATCCCGAATCCGGTTCGACGCTAATGGAAATTCCCAAAGTAATGGCCGACCCTGAATTCCGCCATTTTAAATTAAAACATTGTACCAATCCGGTAGTGCGCGATTTCTGGATTAAAGAAGCCGAGAAGGCTGGCGGTGAAGCAGCTCTTTCCAACATGACTCCTTATATCACTTCAAAGTTGAATCAATTTATTTCTAACGATATTATGCGGCCGATTATCGGCCAGCAGGCCAGTGCTTTTAATTTCCGCAAGGCCATGGACGAAGGCAAAATCGTGCTGGTAACCTTGCCAAAAGGCTTGGTGGGAGATCTGAATGCATATCTTTTGGGCTTAGTTATCGTTGGTAAAATTACTATGGCCGCGTTTTCACGCGCTGATACCACCGAAGAAAATCGCCGAGATTTTTATTTATACATTGATGAGTTCCAGAATTTTATCACTGATACGATTGGCGTGATTTTGTCCGAAGCGAGAAAATATAAACTTGATCTGACCATTGCCCATCAATATATGGGGCAGCTGACAAAAAATAACGACACTTCAATTCGCGACGCGGTGCTGGGCACGGTAGGCACGATGATAGCTTTTAATATCGGCATTGAAGATGCGCAAGTTTTGGTTAAACAATTTGCGCCCGTTTTAAATGAATATGATTTAATTAATGTTGAGCGATTTAACGCTTACGTGAAATTACTGGTTGATAAAGAAGCAGTCAGGCCGTTTAATATGTTGGGCATGCCGCCGCGCAAAGGGAACGAAGAAGTGGCGAAGTTAGTAAAAGAAATGTCGCACTTAAAATACGGCCGACCCAAAGCGGTTGTTGAGAGCGAAATTTTAGAAAGAGCCAAAGCAATTGAATTAGACAAAAAACCAACTACGCCTAATTACGGTCCTGCTTCTACTCCAACTTCGACGCTTTAA
- the dnaJ gene encoding molecular chaperone DnaJ, producing the protein MADYYKTLGINKNASADEIRRAFRELAHKYHPDKAGGNAEKFKEVNEAYQTLSDAEKRKMYDQYGETFQQARSQGGFSGFDNFRDWATWAEAMKQNGHQTNQGFQGAEFGDLGDIFGDLFGGFSGGRTRARKKTGRDMEIEISVDFKEAVFGTEKELRLEKNATCQKCGGTGAEPGSKIINCSRCRGTGQVAQDQTTFFGTFRTVGECPECRGEGKLTSKKCVQCKGEGRYQQYQNIKVKIPAGVNDGGVIRLAGYGEAGAKSATAGDLYIHLHIRPDKYFKREGYNLYSQEQISISQAVLGGKINVRTIDGEVVLKIPAGTYSGQEFKLSGKGVPFLKGHGRGDQIVEVEIKVPKNLNKKQKDLFEKLQDENL; encoded by the coding sequence ATGGCAGATTATTATAAAACTTTAGGAATCAATAAGAATGCTTCGGCTGATGAAATCAGGCGAGCGTTTCGTGAATTGGCGCACAAATACCATCCCGACAAAGCCGGTGGCAATGCGGAAAAATTCAAAGAAGTGAACGAAGCTTATCAGACCCTTTCTGATGCCGAAAAAAGAAAGATGTATGACCAGTATGGCGAAACATTCCAACAGGCTCGCTCACAAGGCGGATTTTCTGGATTTGATAATTTCCGCGATTGGGCCACTTGGGCCGAAGCTATGAAACAAAATGGTCATCAAACCAATCAGGGATTTCAGGGAGCCGAGTTCGGCGATTTGGGAGATATCTTTGGAGACTTGTTTGGCGGTTTTAGCGGTGGCCGTACAAGGGCCAGAAAAAAGACCGGACGGGACATGGAAATAGAAATAAGCGTTGACTTTAAAGAAGCTGTTTTTGGTACAGAGAAAGAATTAAGACTAGAAAAAAATGCCACCTGTCAAAAGTGTGGCGGGACTGGCGCTGAGCCAGGCAGTAAAATTATTAATTGTTCTCGTTGTCGCGGAACCGGGCAAGTAGCGCAAGACCAGACAACCTTTTTTGGTACTTTTCGCACTGTTGGTGAGTGTCCAGAATGCAGAGGAGAAGGTAAATTAACGAGTAAGAAATGTGTGCAGTGTAAAGGTGAGGGCCGATACCAGCAATATCAGAATATTAAAGTTAAAATTCCAGCCGGTGTAAACGACGGCGGGGTTATTCGTTTAGCTGGTTATGGCGAAGCTGGCGCTAAGAGCGCGACGGCGGGCGATTTATATATTCATTTGCATATCAGGCCAGATAAATATTTTAAACGCGAGGGTTATAATTTATATTCGCAGGAACAAATTTCAATTTCGCAAGCAGTTTTAGGCGGGAAAATTAATGTGAGAACCATTGACGGTGAAGTGGTTCTTAAAATTCCGGCCGGCACTTATTCGGGACAGGAATTTAAATTATCAGGTAAGGGTGTGCCGTTTTTAAAGGGCCATGGCCGTGGTGATCAGATTGTTGAAGTGGAGATAAAAGTCCCCAAGAATTTAAATAAAAAGCAGAAAGATTTATTTGAAAAGTTGCAAGACGAAAATCTATAA
- a CDS encoding SIMPL domain-containing protein, translating to MDEQQMMHHPMCHGHKAIKIIIMILLAVLLLTLSVSQIGGWKAKFNPQQNISVSGEGKAIGIPDIGLVTLSVVTDKLTAKEVMQENSSKMNEIIKFVKDSGVDVKDIQTTGYYLSPRYDWRDGIRIDRGYELTSSISVKMRNLDKVSEIIDGAVSRGANQVGDIQFIIDDKEKLRNDAREKAIAQAKEKARDIAKSVGFSLGRVVSFSENDGTYTYSQPIYLDKAMSGIGGGGAPSIEQGSQEITVNVTLGFELR from the coding sequence ATGGATGAACAACAAATGATGCACCATCCAATGTGTCATGGCCACAAAGCTATAAAAATCATTATTATGATTTTGTTGGCTGTTTTATTGCTGACCTTGTCGGTTAGCCAAATTGGCGGCTGGAAGGCAAAATTTAATCCGCAGCAGAATATTTCTGTCAGCGGTGAAGGCAAGGCCATTGGCATACCAGATATTGGCCTAGTTACTTTGTCGGTAGTTACCGATAAGTTAACGGCCAAAGAAGTAATGCAAGAAAATTCCAGTAAAATGAACGAAATCATTAAATTCGTGAAAGACAGCGGTGTTGACGTGAAAGACATTCAAACAACTGGCTATTATTTAAGCCCTCGTTATGATTGGAGAGATGGTATCAGAATCGATCGCGGCTATGAGTTGACCTCAAGTATTTCAGTAAAAATGAGAAACTTGGATAAGGTTAGTGAAATTATTGATGGTGCGGTTTCTCGTGGCGCCAATCAGGTTGGCGATATTCAATTTATTATTGACGACAAGGAAAAATTAAGAAATGATGCTCGAGAAAAAGCTATTGCCCAGGCAAAAGAAAAAGCCAGAGACATTGCCAAGAGCGTTGGCTTTTCCCTTGGTCGAGTAGTTTCTTTCTCTGAAAATGACGGGACATATACTTATTCGCAACCGATTTATTTAGACAAGGCGATGAGCGGTATTGGTGGAGGCGGCGCCCCGAGCATAGAACAGGGTAGTCAAGAAATTACCGTTAATGTTACGTTAGGTTTTGAATTAAGATAG
- a CDS encoding ATPase, giving the protein MKSIYVINLLGEKEPLSLKKVYRSARHAGADKFVARKAMEVIGREARPGITTTEIYDRIKQLLGKEVPAVAIKFSLKSSLRKLGPSGFPFEKYIAAILTKQGYWVQLNQIIKGYCVDYEIDFLAKKDKELFVGECKYHNVLGFRTDLKVALANHARFLDIKQGNFFNKKEFAGLKISSLLVTNTKFSEQAIDYSNCVGNKLLGWGYPGTNNLQYYIESQKLYPITILPSLKQFHFDIFANKRIMLAEDLLKIDPDKFSRTNRIPLNILLQLIKEAKTLLNN; this is encoded by the coding sequence ATGAAATCCATCTACGTCATTAATTTATTGGGAGAGAAAGAACCTTTATCTTTAAAAAAGGTTTATCGTAGCGCTAGGCACGCCGGAGCCGACAAATTTGTGGCGCGCAAGGCCATGGAAGTTATTGGGCGAGAAGCTCGACCCGGAATAACAACTACCGAGATTTATGATCGCATTAAACAACTTTTAGGAAAAGAGGTTCCGGCCGTGGCTATTAAATTTAGCTTAAAGAGCTCTCTGCGTAAATTAGGGCCGAGTGGATTTCCATTTGAAAAATATATTGCTGCAATTTTAACCAAACAAGGTTATTGGGTGCAGCTCAATCAAATAATTAAGGGCTATTGTGTTGATTACGAAATAGATTTTTTAGCTAAGAAGGATAAAGAGCTTTTTGTCGGTGAATGCAAGTATCATAATGTTTTGGGATTTCGTACTGATTTAAAGGTGGCGCTGGCAAATCACGCCAGATTTTTAGACATTAAGCAAGGGAACTTTTTTAATAAAAAAGAATTTGCCGGGCTCAAAATTTCCAGCCTTTTGGTTACCAACACTAAGTTTAGCGAGCAGGCGATAGATTACTCGAATTGCGTAGGAAATAAATTGTTGGGCTGGGGTTATCCCGGAACGAATAATTTACAGTATTATATTGAGAGCCAAAAATTATATCCCATTACCATTTTACCGTCTTTAAAACAATTTCATTTTGATATTTTTGCGAACAAGAGAATAATGCTCGCCGAAGACTTATTGAAGATCGATCCTGATAAATTTTCCAGAACAAACAGAATCCCCCTTAATATTTTATTGCAATTAATCAAAGAAGCAAAAACATTATTAAATAATTAA
- a CDS encoding GIY-YIG nuclease family protein, which translates to MALGKLQKRASSLPDRPGVYLYLDKNKKILYVGRATSLKRRVTSYFQKNLESRLLEMVKKAKEIKYISTDTVLEAIILEANLIKKHWPKYNIKDRDDRSFIYIVIPKTEWPYPMVMRRRELEKYPPSRAEIFGPYQSLMLVRKFLRLIRKVFPYSTCRPLSGEACFNYQIGLCPGACVGKISNEQYQESIKNIIALLRGQKKSLLKKLTKQNPAQALALKHLQDVALLSIENEMNMNFDKRLTKIEGYDISHLTGRETVGSMVVFVNGAADKNQYRLFKIRTAPANDDLRALEEVLIRRFNHKEWLFPDYLMIDGGRPQINFLTKVLKDKNINIPLVGISKYGGDELVFPPKSKKALKDMVLLSKNVFLRVRDEAHRFALSLSRRQRRLKK; encoded by the coding sequence ATGGCTTTGGGGAAATTACAAAAAAGAGCCAGCAGTTTACCGGATCGGCCCGGCGTATATTTGTATCTTGATAAAAATAAAAAGATTCTTTACGTTGGCCGGGCCACTTCGCTTAAAAGGCGAGTGACTAGTTATTTTCAGAAAAATCTTGAATCACGGCTACTCGAGATGGTAAAAAAGGCTAAAGAGATTAAATACATTTCGACTGATACGGTTTTGGAGGCAATAATTCTTGAAGCAAATTTGATAAAAAAACATTGGCCGAAGTATAACATCAAAGACCGAGACGACCGTTCGTTTATTTATATCGTTATTCCGAAAACCGAATGGCCGTATCCGATGGTGATGCGCCGAAGGGAATTGGAGAAATATCCGCCGAGCCGAGCTGAAATATTCGGTCCGTATCAAAGTTTAATGTTGGTTAGAAAATTTTTGCGTTTGATTAGAAAAGTTTTTCCTTATAGCACTTGCCGGCCATTGTCCGGAGAAGCATGTTTTAATTACCAAATTGGTCTTTGTCCTGGAGCTTGCGTTGGCAAGATATCAAATGAGCAATACCAAGAAAGTATAAAAAATATCATTGCCCTGTTGCGTGGACAAAAGAAGTCATTGCTAAAAAAATTAACCAAGCAAAATCCGGCTCAAGCTTTAGCCTTAAAGCACTTGCAAGATGTAGCTTTGTTGTCTATTGAAAATGAAATGAATATGAATTTTGACAAACGCTTGACCAAGATTGAAGGTTATGACATTTCCCATTTAACCGGTCGAGAAACCGTTGGCTCGATGGTGGTTTTTGTTAACGGGGCAGCAGACAAGAATCAATATCGACTTTTTAAGATTAGAACCGCGCCAGCCAATGACGATTTGCGGGCCCTTGAAGAAGTTTTAATTAGGCGTTTTAATCATAAAGAATGGCTGTTCCCAGATTATCTAATGATCGATGGCGGGCGTCCGCAGATTAATTTTTTGACCAAAGTTTTAAAAGATAAAAATATAAATATTCCTCTAGTGGGCATTTCTAAATACGGGGGAGACGAGTTGGTTTTTCCGCCCAAAAGTAAAAAAGCGCTAAAAGATATGGTTTTATTGTCAAAAAATGTATTTTTAAGAGTGCGCGACGAGGCCCATCGTTTTGCTTTGAGTTTAAGTCGCCGCCAACGGCGCTTAAAGAAGTAA
- the uvrA gene encoding excinuclease ABC subunit UvrA, giving the protein MSIDTIKIKGAKVHNLRDVDLELPKNKLIVFTGVSGSGKSSLAFDTIFAEGQRRYIESLSPYVRQFLGQMDRPNVDKITGLSPAIAIDQRALSHNPRSTVGTLTEIYDYLRVLYARLGEVFCPKCNMKIQKLSVEEMVNIIIKQGKAAQEKIVTILSPVVRGRKGEYYQMLYDYLNLGFTEARVDGKMHSLHDQIILSRYKVHSIDIVMDRVMLTDETRLFEAVENALDYSKGLVTFVFKEGKKDEAEFVLSSRWTCPEDNFAFPEIEPRLFSFNSPMGACPTCHGLGKTDLFLNTICTDCEGKRLKPESLSVKIGGKNICQLTRMSIGQMADFFADYEKKLTARQKTIAITLVKEISDRLKFLLEVGLDYLSLSREAETLSGGEAQRIRLASQIGSQLSGTLYVLDEPTIGLHERDTEKLIKTLKSLRDQNNTVIIVEHDEKTILNSDYLVDLGPAAGRLGGEIVAEGELPQIINSRSFKKSMTLDYLSGRKEIALPLHRRVKINEKMKITGAKINNLKNISVEIPLRKFVCVTGVSGSGKSTLVHDVLYQNVNKMKNHISDKLIGVSKISGSDYLDKIVMVNQSPIGRTPRSNPATYTGIFTPIRDFFAELPEAKERGYKASRFSFNVPGGRCEACGGAGFNLVEMHFLPPVLVQCDVCRGLRFNRETLQVKYKKKNISEVLAMTIDEAYDFFKDIYQITDKLKVLKEVGLGYIQLGQSATTLSGGEAQRIKLGRELTQPLGKKTLYLLDEPTVGLHYHDIEMLLKVINKLVDKGNTVIVIEHNLHFIKSADYLIDLGPEGGEHGGEVVVSGTPEEVAQKRGSYTGYYLKEYLK; this is encoded by the coding sequence ATGTCAATTGATACCATAAAAATCAAGGGCGCTAAAGTCCATAACCTCAGGGATGTGGACTTAGAATTGCCGAAAAATAAATTGATAGTTTTTACCGGCGTTTCCGGCAGCGGCAAATCATCACTAGCTTTTGATACAATTTTTGCCGAAGGCCAACGCCGCTACATTGAATCGCTGTCGCCTTATGTTCGGCAATTCTTGGGCCAGATGGATCGACCGAACGTTGATAAAATCACCGGCTTGTCACCAGCTATCGCCATTGACCAGCGCGCTTTGTCGCATAATCCACGCTCAACCGTCGGCACTTTAACAGAGATTTATGATTACTTGAGAGTTTTATATGCGCGCTTGGGCGAAGTTTTTTGTCCTAAGTGTAATATGAAAATTCAAAAACTTTCTGTCGAGGAAATGGTTAATATTATTATTAAGCAAGGCAAGGCAGCGCAGGAAAAAATCGTAACCATTTTGTCGCCAGTGGTGCGCGGCAGAAAGGGCGAATATTACCAAATGCTTTATGATTATCTTAATCTTGGATTTACTGAAGCTAGAGTTGACGGTAAAATGCATTCGCTTCACGATCAAATAATTCTTTCTCGTTATAAAGTCCACTCCATCGATATTGTTATGGATCGCGTTATGCTGACCGATGAGACAAGATTGTTTGAAGCTGTGGAAAATGCCCTTGATTACAGTAAGGGATTGGTGACCTTCGTGTTTAAGGAGGGCAAAAAAGACGAAGCAGAATTTGTTTTATCGAGTCGTTGGACTTGTCCAGAAGATAATTTCGCTTTTCCGGAAATCGAACCGCGTTTGTTTTCTTTTAATAGTCCGATGGGCGCTTGTCCGACTTGTCATGGCTTGGGTAAAACAGATTTATTTTTAAATACTATTTGCACTGATTGTGAGGGCAAACGCTTAAAGCCCGAATCTCTATCAGTCAAGATCGGCGGCAAAAATATTTGCCAATTAACCAGAATGAGTATTGGCCAGATGGCTGATTTCTTCGCCGATTATGAAAAAAAATTGACTGCGCGGCAAAAAACCATTGCCATAACCTTGGTTAAAGAAATAAGCGATCGATTGAAATTTTTATTGGAAGTCGGTTTAGATTATCTGTCTTTATCGCGCGAAGCCGAGACCTTATCGGGCGGTGAAGCGCAAAGAATTCGCTTGGCTTCGCAAATCGGTTCGCAACTTTCTGGTACACTATATGTATTAGATGAACCGACAATTGGCTTACACGAACGCGACACCGAAAAATTAATTAAAACTCTTAAGTCGTTGCGCGATCAGAACAATACGGTTATTATCGTTGAGCATGACGAAAAAACTATTTTAAACTCCGATTATTTAGTTGATCTCGGTCCGGCCGCTGGACGATTGGGCGGCGAGATAGTGGCCGAGGGCGAATTGCCGCAAATCATCAATTCGCGCTCCTTTAAAAAATCTATGACGCTTGATTATTTAAGTGGCCGAAAAGAAATCGCCCTACCTCTTCATCGCCGCGTGAAAATCAACGAGAAAATGAAAATTACTGGCGCTAAGATTAATAATTTAAAAAATATTTCCGTCGAGATTCCGCTGCGCAAATTTGTCTGTGTGACCGGAGTTTCCGGTAGCGGCAAGTCGACTTTAGTCCATGATGTTTTGTATCAAAATGTCAATAAAATGAAAAATCACATTTCCGATAAATTAATCGGAGTTAGTAAAATTAGCGGCAGCGATTATTTGGATAAAATTGTGATGGTTAATCAATCACCGATAGGCCGTACACCGCGCTCTAATCCAGCCACTTACACTGGAATTTTTACGCCGATTAGGGACTTTTTTGCCGAATTACCCGAAGCCAAAGAGAGAGGATATAAGGCCTCGCGTTTTTCCTTTAACGTACCTGGCGGCCGTTGTGAAGCTTGCGGTGGAGCAGGTTTTAATTTAGTGGAAATGCATTTCTTGCCGCCGGTTTTGGTCCAATGTGACGTCTGTCGTGGCTTGCGTTTTAATCGAGAGACGCTGCAGGTTAAGTATAAAAAGAAAAATATCAGCGAAGTCTTGGCCATGACCATCGACGAAGCTTACGATTTTTTCAAAGACATCTATCAAATTACTGACAAATTAAAAGTTTTAAAAGAAGTCGGTTTGGGCTATATTCAACTGGGCCAAAGCGCTACGACTTTGTCTGGCGGTGAAGCGCAGAGAATAAAATTAGGCCGCGAATTGACTCAGCCCTTAGGCAAAAAAACATTATATTTATTAGACGAGCCCACGGTTGGTTTGCATTATCATGACATTGAAATGCTTTTGAAGGTTATTAATAAGTTGGTAGATAAAGGCAATACGGTTATTGTTATCGAGCATAATTTACATTTTATAAAATCTGCGGATTATCTGATTGATCTCGGGCCTGAGGGGGGCGAGCACGGTGGCGAAGTTGTCGTTTCCGGTACGCCCGAAGAAGTGGCCCAGAAAAGAGGTTCATATACCGGTTATTATCTAAAGGAATACTTGAAATAA